The Chryseolinea soli nucleotide sequence TCCGGTTCTTGCACACCCGGCCGGCGTGATACGCAAAGTCGCGAAGCTGGTCGCCGCTTTTGGTGAGGCGTTTCGACAAGTCGAAGAGCTTTTCATTTTGGAGGCGCTGACTGGCCTGGTCCAGGAAGGCGGCATAGATGAAACGGAAGCCTGCGCCCCCGGTGCCGATCTCCTCTTGCATGCGGATGACGTTGCCCAGCCATTGAATGGCTTTGCGGTCGCCCTGGCGCTCGGGCCAGTGACGCAGACGCTTGGCCAGATATTGCATGCCCTTGCTGCCCACCAGGGGCATGGGGATACGGGTCATGTGATCGCTGGTTTGTTTGATACCGGTCCAGATGGCTTTGTTGAGACCGAATTCACCCGGCACCTGCACAGGGTAATACATGCGGCCGCTGGGTTCGGGCATGCCTTTCGCAAAGCGTGCACGGGCCAGGTCTTCGTAAGAAATGTCGGTGGTGTGTTCCATCACCGGGTCGCTCACCAGGTAGCGGCCGTTCTCTTTGCCGAAC carries:
- a CDS encoding BtrH N-terminal domain-containing protein, producing the protein MTVDFTHKQSAHCESGVVSNLLRFHGMEFDEPMVFGIGSGLFFVYLPFVRVNGIPGTAYRTWPGQIFKRFSERIGIKIERHKFSTPEKAMTALDKMLDKGQPVGMLTSVFYLDYLPAAYRFHFNAHNIIVFGKENGRYLVSDPVMEHTTDISYEDLARARFAKGMPEPSGRMYYPVQVPGEFGLNKAIWTGIKQTSDHMTRIPMPLVGSKGMQYLAKRLRHWPERQGDRKAIQWLGNVIRMQEEIGTGGAGFRFIYAAFLDQASQRLQNEKLFDLSKRLTKSGDQLRDFAYHAGRVCKNRKSDVKTFAELGDMLEAVAHEEQAIFSALYDVSRSQ